One region of Ictalurus furcatus strain D&B chromosome 17, Billie_1.0, whole genome shotgun sequence genomic DNA includes:
- the bag6 gene encoding large proline-rich protein BAG6 isoform X2 — MEEQENTMIDVTVKTLDSQSRSYTVRSQITVKEFKEHISPSVGIPVDKQRLIYQGRVLQDEKTLAEYNVNGKVIHLVERAPPQTTPSGSGSGGVPVTSGGSQTGNTTTPQAMAHGATHDRNANSYVMLGTLNLPVNIMDPQQIQMSIQQIMAGLGEGVRNTRVSSSNGNNGSANVNVDMDQTLQSEPRLRLLLAENLLRDTITLIQRLEGQPMDASSAQESAPPPSSSASTPSPSVHPMDTSPPPTSSPPSSSTSTQTDNAPPPPPSGPNHPSPAVLVEMLGELRRVEERLQPFIQRAHSILEAATTADYNNNEREEDQHVLNLVGEALRLLGNALVALSDLRCNLSSAPPRHLHVIRPMSHYTSSVLPPGGVPHMPIQVNLGTTVTMSTNGRPQAESHPQPADQSEQQGQGQTPTPQPGMANQQTGQPGPRVIRISHQTMEPVVMMQINIDDNGSNAHAPGQQNAAGTGQSGTTPIQIPGLPPEFMQAIVNQVTQQAMAMASAAAAGQHGQQIPSPAGTGLTPAGTGPAPDSTGPAPDSTGPAPDSTGPAPDSTGPSPSATGPSTSPTPATTGPAPTGTGPVPAGTGPPPAGTSHATAGAGPTRPPFPPHPHQARFVFTLPSFRHRMANPPFTTRGTTINMRTALPPTMGQHPGQATPMNPAAINQMISGMMGQLLMGVSSQMNSDGTTFSSSSSSSSSSSSSSSSQTFTFSTSPSSSSSSNSSSSTFPPTSESTTSASGPTHSTSTNASNAPQPGPPPAPAQGPPLIGNLDQLLGSVLGGVAAAGQAPGANPSVTMAMPGIPAFIQGVTDFIQASQQSHVQPPTAQPSGPTPTPTTAEPQSEPPGGAASEEVLDPELFTGIVQGVLSTMMGSLGATQNNTESIAQFIQRLSQTSNIFTPSTGEAMGFFGDLLTLVCQNFSMVDMVLLLHGQSQPLSRIQPQLAQFFSEHFLQGREPTEANIAAAAGNLIGELDEYITESFSSVTVRDGLDITQTNRAFLRQQLIDIATHILRCTDHTFGPHLLQLCNRALFECLALNLYCLRGEQGALTAVINNRIRTMSAEVNPSVVNWLTSMMTMRLQVILEHIPVTEAQILHYVVHARSEEAREAHESESHPMEMDDTLSPTPATTAEEAMVSSQEEGAVGGGSAGEMGEAAGGEEPGEEAEAWAAALPPEWVPIIRQDINSQRKMKAQPPLSDAYLQGMPAKRRKTAQSDGPRLTLSEAVSQAARSVGVAPVTSPSALQEDLERPELQEAYAQQMKNDIKQQVSEDPNFSSRRFPNTHTVFSPDS; from the exons ATGGAGGAGCAAGAAAATACCATGATAGATGTGACTGTGAAAACTCTGGACTCTCAGAGCAGAAGCTATACTGTGAGATCACAG ATCACTGTGAAGGAGTTTAAAGAGCACATATCACCCTCAGTGGGAATACCTGTTGACAAACAGAGGCTGATCTACCAGGGAAGAGTGCTTCAGGATGAGAAAACTCTGGCAGAATACA ATGTAAATGGTAAAGTCATTCACCTGGTGGAGCGAGCTCCACCCCAGACGACTCCGTCAGGATCAGGTTCGGGGGGAGTACCCGTGACTTCAGGAGGCTCACAGACCGGAAACACCACAACTCCTCAGGCCATGGCTCACGGAGCCACACATGATCGCAATGCTAATAGCTATGTTATGCTTGGTACCCTTAATCTCCCAGTGAACATCATGGACCCCCAGCAAATTCAG ATGTCTATCCAGCAGATAATGGCAGGCCTCGGGGAGGGTGTTAGGAATACACGAGTCAGCAGCAGTAATGGG AACAATGGCTCAGCAAATGTGAATGTTGATATGGATCAGACCCTGCAGAGCGAGCCCAGGCTGCGACTGCTCCTGGCTGAAAATTTGTTGCGAGACACCATTACCCTGATTCAGAGACTGGAG GGTCAGCCCATGGATGCGTCCTCAGCGCAGGAGTCTGcacctcctccttcttcctccgCCTCTACACCTTCTCCTTCTGTCCATCCTATGGATACATCCCCACCGCCAACCAGCTCACCTCCATCATCCTCTACCTCCACTCAGACTGATAAtgcacctcctcctcctccttcaggCCCCAA ccacccCAGCCCTGCAGTACTGGTCGAGATGTTAGGTGAGCTGAGAAGAGTAGAAGAGAGGCTCCAGCCGTTCATCCAGAGAGCTCACTCCATCCTGGAGGCAGCCACCACTGCCGATTACAACAATAAT gagagagaggaggaccAGCATGTTCTAAACCTGGTGGGAGAAGCTCTTCGGCTTTTAGGAAACGCTCTAGTTGCCCTGAGCGATCTGCGCTGTAATCTATCGAGTGCACCTCCCCGTCACCTGCATGTGATCCGGCCCATGTCTCACTACACTTCCTCTGTTCTGCCACCAGGTGGAGTGCCTCACATGCCTATACAG GTTAATTTGGGGACCACAGTGACCATGTCAACTAACGGCAGACCACAAGCTGAGAGTCATCCTCaacctgctgaccaatcagagcaacaAGGGCAGGGACAAACGCCCACCCCACAGCCAGGTATGGCCAATCAGCAGACTGGACAGCCAGGGCCCAGAGTGATACGCATAAGCCATCAAACCATGGAGCCAGTGGTGATGATGCAGATTAACATTGATG ATAATGGAAGTAATGCCCATGCCCCTGGACAACAGAATGCTGCTGGTACTGGACAGTCCG GCACCACTCCTATACAGATACCTGGTTTACCTCCAGAATTCATGCAAGCCATTGTAAATCAAGTTACTCAACAAGCTATGGCCATGGcgagtgctgctgctgctggtcaACACGGACAACAAATCCCAAGCCCTGCCGGCACAGGTCTTACCCCTGCTGGCACAGGTCCCGCCCCTGACTCTACAGGTCCCGCCCCTGACTCTACAGGTCCCGCCCCTGACTCTACAGGTCCCGCCCCTGACTCTACAGGTCCCAGCCCTTCCGCCACAGGTCCCAGCACAAGTCCCACGCCTGCTACCACAGGTCCTGCCCCTACCGGCACAGGTCCTGTACCGGCCGGCACAGGTCCCCCCCCTGCCGGCACAAGCCACGCCACAGCTGGTGCAGGCCCTACTCgtcctccttttcctcctcaCCCACATCAAGCTAGGTTTGTATTCACCTTACCTTCCTTTCGTCACCGCATGGCAAATCCTCCCTTCACCACCAGAGGAACCACCATCAATATGCGAACTGCTCTTCCTCCTACCATGGGTCAGCATCCAGGCCAG gCTACACCCATGAATCCAGCTGCTATTAATCAAATGATTAGTGGAATGATGGGACAGCTCTTGATGGGGGTTTCAAGCCAGATGA acAGTGATGGCACTAccttctcctcatcctcctcgtcctcttcctcctcctcctcctcctcttcctctcagACATTCACGTTTTCCACCtcaccttcctcttcctcttcatctaATTCCTCATCCTCAACCTTTCCCCCAACATCTGAATCTACCACCAGTGCCTCAGGACCCACACACTCCACAAGCACCAATGCAAGCAATGCTCCCCAGCCTGGACCACCCCCTGCACCTGCTCAGGGGCCTCCCTTAATAGGCAACTTGGACCAACTTCTAGGCTCTGTCCTCGGAGGGGTGGCAGCTGCTGGCCAGGCTCCAGGAGCAAATCCTTCTGTTACTATGGCAATGCCAGGAATACCGGCCTTTATTCAGGGAGTCACTGACTTCATACAG GCCTCACAACAGAGCCATGTTCAGCCCCCGACAGCTCAACCATCAGGCCCCACTCCTACTCCTACAACTGCTGAACCACAATCAGAGCCTCCAGGAGGCGCGGCATCTGAAGAAGTCCTGGACCCAGAGCTGTTCACTGGGATAGTGCAGGGCGTCCTTTCCACTATGATGGGCTCTCTAGGTGCCACTCAGAACAACACTGAGAGCATTGCTCAGTTCATTCAGAGACTCTCCCAGACCAGCAACATTTTCACCCCCAGCACAGGAGAAGCCATGG gTTTCTTTGGGGACCTGTTGACTCTTGTGTGCCAGAACTTCTCCATGGTGGACATGGTGCTGCTGCTCCACGGTCAGTCTCAACCACTAAGCCGTATCCAGCCCCAGCTAGCCCAGTTCTTCTCAGAACACTTTCTGCAGGGCAGAGAGCCCACTGAAGCCAACATAGCA GCAGCTGCAGGTAATCTAATTGGGGAACTAGATGAATACATCACGGAGAGTTTC TCATCAGTTACAGTACGGGACGGGCTGGACATCACACAGACGAACCGAGCATTTCTAAGGCAGCAACTTATTGACATCGCCACGCACATTCTTCGATGCACCG ATCACACTTTTGGACCACACTTGCTGCAGCTGTGTAACCGTGCACTATTCGAGTGTTTGGCCCTCAATCTGTACTGCCTGAGAGGAGAGCAGGGTGCCCTTACTGCAGTCATCAACAACCGCATT AGGACCATGTCAGCTGAAGTGAACCCCAGTGTAGTGAACTGGTTGACCAGTATGATGACTATGAGACTGCAGGTCATTCTGGAGCACATCCCAGTCACAGAGGCGCAAATCCTGCATTACGTTGTCCACGCTCGG AGTGAAGAAGCAAGAGAGGCACACGAGTCAGAAAGTCATCCTATGGag ATGGatgacactctctctcccactccagCTACCACTGCAGAGGAGGCCATGGTAAGCTCCCAGGAGGAAGGGGCAGTTGGAGGAGGTTCAGCTGGAGAGATGGGGGAAGCAGCAGGTGGAGAGGAGCCTGGAGAAGAAGCTGAGGCCTGGGCAGCTGCTTTACCTCCT GAGTGGGTGCCCATCATCAGACAGGATATAAACAGCCAGAGGAAGATGAAGGCCCAGCCTCCTCTATCTGATGCATATCTGCAAGGGATGCCTGCAAAGCGCAGAaag ACGGCACAGAGCGACGGTCCCAGGCTCACACTCTCTGAGGCAGTGAGCCAAGCGGCGAGATCAGTTGGTGTCGCACCCGTCACATCACCCAGTGCCTTACAGGAAGACCTTGAGAGACCAGAACTACAGGAGGCTTATGCACAACAG ATGAAAAACGACATCAAACAACAAGTAAGCGAGGACCCCAATTTCAGCTCTCGAAGgtttcccaacacacacacggtcttCTCACCAGACTCATAA